A portion of the Anoplopoma fimbria isolate UVic2021 breed Golden Eagle Sablefish chromosome 15, Afim_UVic_2022, whole genome shotgun sequence genome contains these proteins:
- the dnajc17 gene encoding dnaJ homolog subfamily C member 17 — MSGKAKDILKLDLYGLLGIEITATPKEIKKAYRQKALTCHPDKNPDNPKAVELFHQLSQALEVLTDAAAKAAYDKICAAKKQAEERNRKLDDKRKKIKLDLETREQRAEAESQDEVQITRTLEEEITRLREEGSRQLEEEQRLIREQIQREREAQQHQTGDRHSGLERCSKSNVTPKLKLKWKCKKDDETNGGYSQDILFTLLQKYGDVSNVIVSSKKRGSAVVEFATVRAAELAAKNESGLSKNPLKISWLEGQPEVIAPSSQPGQFISSQGALSNERDYESVVMMKMRQAAERQKLIEQMKREDDDEAASS, encoded by the exons ATGTCTGGAAAGGCCAAAGACATCCTGAAGCTGGACCTGTATGGACTACTGGGCATTGAGATCACCGCCACACCGAAGGAG ATCAAGAAAGCTTATCGACAGAAAGCCTTGACATGCCATCCAGACAAGAATCCAGACAACCCAAAAGCAG tGGAGCTCTTCCACCAGTTGTCCCAGGCTCTCGAGGTGTTAACTGATGCTGCTGCCAAG GCTGCCTATGACAAGATCTGCGCTGCCAAGAAACaagcagaagaaagaaacaggaagttagatgataagagaaagaaaattaagCTTG ACTTGGAGACCAGAGAGCAAAGAGCAGAAGCTGAGAGCCAGGACGAGGTGCAAATCACTAGAACACTTGAAGAAGAG ATAACCCGTTTGAGAGAGGAGGGATCCCGGCAGCTTGAGGAGGAACAGAGGCTCATCCGAGAGcagatccagagagagagagaagctcagCAGCATCAAACAGGAGACAGAC attcaGGATTGGAGAGATGTTCCAAGAGCAATGTGACCCCCAAATTGAAG TTAAAGTGGAAGTGTAAAAAAGATGACGAGACGAATGGAGGCTACTCTCAAGACATTCTTTTCACACTTCTACAAAAG TACGGGGATGTTTCGAATGTGATCGTATCGAGTAAGAAGAGAGGAAGCGCTGTGGTTGAATTTGCAACTGTGAGAGCAGCT gagCTGGCAGCTAAAAATGAAAGTGGCCTGAGTAAAAACCCCTTGAAGATTTCGTGGCTCGAAGGACAGCCTGAGGTTATAGCTCCATCATCTCAACCTGGCCAGTTCATATCTTCACAG GGCGCCCTGTCCAATGAACGCGACTATGAGAgtgtggtgatgatgaagatgaggcaGGCCGCTGAGCGTCAAAAGCTCATAGAACAAATGAAGAGAGAAGATGATGACGAGGCTGCCAGCTCATAG
- the LOC129103132 gene encoding cdc42 effector protein 3-like, protein MPLRTSLHRKPSSGRWLSRTTKRREVLSVNMISLPLADFRHISHIGNDAHTDSFGDLSFLKMGRNLLLQSSQSEQNLFLACSAPPKPPRLNLDEAEGSQSPDWPARHLHNKSKKRMKCNSLPLLDSEEGEAAMEKADGYQSGNNVAPNLAHRVGRGSLNSDKEDDSRETCDKTVGEHMEEDSGFAFSLDLGPSILDDVLQVMDKCQ, encoded by the coding sequence ATGCCACTTAGAACATCGTTGCACAGAAAGCCGTCCTCTGGTCGTTGGCTCAGCAGGACCACCAAACGCAGGGAGGTGTTGTCTGTCAACATGATTAGCCTTCCTCTGGCTGATTTCCGCCACATCTCACATATTGGCAACGATGCCCACACGGACAGCTTCGGAGACCTGTCCTTCTTAAAGATGGGCCGCAATCTGCTTCTACAGAGCTCCCAGAGTGAGCAGAACCTCTTCCTGGCCTGCTCTGCACCGCCAAAGCCCCCTCGCCTGAACCTGGATGAGGCCGAGGGCTCCCAGAGCCCCGACTGGCCTGCGCGGCACCTGCACAACAAGTCCAAGAAGAGGATGAAATGCAACTCTTTGCCGCTGCTGGACAGTGAGGAAGGGGAAGCAGCGATGGAAAAGGCGGATGGGTACCAAAGTGGGAATAATGTGGCTCCCAATCTGGCTCACCGCGTTGGACGGGGAAGCCTGAATTCAGACAAGGAGGACGACTCCAGAGAGACCTGTGACAAAACTGTAGGAGAGCATATGGAGGAGGACAGTGGCTTTGCATTCAGCCTTGATCTGGGACCCTCAATCCTGGATGATGTTCTCCAGGTGATGGACAAATGCCAGTAG